Proteins from one Ipomoea triloba cultivar NCNSP0323 chromosome 1, ASM357664v1 genomic window:
- the LOC116031423 gene encoding secreted RxLR effector protein 161-like encodes MGNSAQPVVEGVDKVIPKMTSRKELTLNNVLYVLDLRKNMVYGLLLNKHGFKMVFDLMHLMSCIRPDIAFAVRKRSRYTSNPSEIHLKAIVRVMRYLRYTRDLGLHYARYSVVHEEYSDASSISDIKDSKFMSGYVFTLAGAAVAWKSSKQTVIARSTMEYEMIALDKCYEESEWLRHFLDDIHNW; translated from the exons ATGGGAAACTCTGCTCAGCCCGTTGTGGAAGGCGTGGACAAAGTGATTCCGAAGATGACTTCCAGGAAAGAACTAACATTGAATAACGTGTTGTATGTTTTGGACTTGAGGAAGAATATGGTGTATGGCTTATTGCTGAACAAGCATGGCTTCAAGATGGTCTTCGA TTTGATGCATCTTATGAGTTGTATTAGGCCTGATATTGCCTTTGCTGTAAGAAAACGCAGTAGATATACGAGTAACCCCAGTGAGATTCACTTGAAGGCAATAGTAAGGGTTATGAGATACTTAAGGTATACTCGTGACCTTGGACTGCACTATGCGAGATATTCTGTTGTACATGAAGAGTATAGCGACGCTAGCTCGATATCGGATATAAAGGATTCTAAATTCATgagtggttatgtgtttacactagccggtgcagccGTTGCGTGGAAGTCTTCCAAGCAAACAGTAATAGCCAGGTCCACGATGGAATATGAAATGATTGCCTTGGACAAGTGCTATGAAGAGTctgaatggctacgccattttttGGATGATATTCATAATTGGTAA